One genomic region from Conexibacter woesei Iso977N encodes:
- a CDS encoding DeoR/GlpR family DNA-binding transcription regulator: MTSAPGTRHTIPAQRRQEILRAIRGGATHVSQLAQSFGVSEMTVRRDLDELARDGHIERVRGGAVTVSAEPPFGQTLIERYDEKNAIGAAAAALVEDGQTVMIDIGTTTLQAARHLHGRTLTVVTSSLAVYEELMPYETIELILPGGTVRRNYQSLVGILAEGALRQLKADVLFLGTSAIDARFDVWDSTMVEVPIKRAMIEAAAEVVLLADSAKFSMAGLVRVCEASAIQRLVTDTPPPAAAAAAAERAGVTITIAA; the protein is encoded by the coding sequence GTGACCTCTGCGCCCGGGACCCGTCACACCATTCCGGCCCAGCGCCGTCAGGAGATCCTCCGGGCGATCCGCGGCGGCGCCACGCACGTCTCCCAGCTCGCGCAGAGCTTCGGCGTGTCGGAGATGACCGTGCGGCGCGACCTCGACGAGCTCGCCCGCGACGGCCACATCGAGCGCGTGCGCGGCGGTGCCGTCACCGTCAGCGCCGAGCCGCCGTTCGGCCAGACGCTGATCGAGCGCTACGACGAGAAGAACGCCATCGGCGCCGCGGCCGCCGCGCTGGTCGAGGACGGCCAGACCGTCATGATCGACATCGGCACCACGACGCTGCAGGCGGCACGCCACCTGCACGGGCGCACGCTCACGGTCGTCACCTCGAGCCTCGCGGTCTACGAGGAGCTCATGCCCTACGAGACGATCGAGCTGATCCTGCCCGGCGGGACCGTGCGCCGCAACTACCAGTCGCTGGTCGGCATCCTCGCCGAGGGCGCGCTGCGCCAGCTCAAGGCCGACGTCCTGTTCCTCGGGACCAGCGCCATCGACGCCCGCTTCGATGTCTGGGACTCGACCATGGTCGAGGTGCCGATCAAGCGCGCGATGATCGAGGCGGCCGCCGAGGTCGTCCTGCTCGCGGACTCGGCGAAGTTCTCGATGGCCGGCCTGGTCCGCGTCTGCGAGGCGAGCGCGATCCAGCGCCTCGTCACCGACACGCCGCCGCCCGCCGCGGCCGCCGCGGCGGCCGAGCGGGCCGGCGTAACGATCACGATCGCGGCTTGA
- a CDS encoding PIG-L family deacetylase, producing MGEWAHPDDDTSIIGPCGVWHARYGVKCGIIMVTRGEGGGNGAGTEIGPDLGLRRENEDRVAHYRSGTVDIFNLDRVDFFYNLSAPLTQLFWNENETLRRITRIIRMTQPDIYIGFNPTIQGAGHGNHQQAGRFIWEGIKAAADPNMFPEQLTGPNALSTWQVKKAFSGGSTTGTGGNVNAASCTTGFVPAATNVDTVAGVWTGYDSPYKWAAGNVQGKPAGSAKTWAQVAAENQRAYPTQSRTQTQTAADPGCSRFGQTYARVPFQPNTTTPGGSTANTAAGRDDAILYGAAVQDPGGFPLGTQEYLTFSKFYNVPGQPFTATLHLRSGGATIAAQTGGVALTVPAGWTVDGPKNLPATTSGTETTVDFTVTPPASVATLDGNYKIAAQVSSGSATGYTDNAVRVVSPVEGRMQRWGTWAEYDNWVDNTAPDARRLGRSQALQSIGLGETKAITVRVHNWSTTVQSGDVSLTAPSGYSVTPATRSYSALAAGQETTVSFDVTSTASSLPANQVSTFTINTTHDQPSTDTSTESMTMAVVPTTTIPKATGAPAVDAVEGGDYTGPTLDLGRVWEGAACAPDGTDCGTGSYAKVTHTDDDLYFFVHVVDEFQSYAATPKECVAHWLADSVELLVDPRGNANVNGRETANTFKLGVFPFTNDPTGSNGNGVNGPCWSRDADNHQGYSTGPLASTVNQGPNAPGVQVASSATWVGSNSTAVDHSYTGGAYNLEVKIPIADLPAAIDPDNFTFNITPYDNDNNAAVAGGDLRHIDVGQSRLAWSSIGGVQAAPYRWGRARVLNYTPPAGQPTTAPDPIVSSSNLDGTKSPQTIWQSARNGVPIAGRTPAPASNRLTIDNVRLAGDGADLDITSTGTGTARVYLWSGLTGAIPVFTSSCAAPTASSTMEELISYGLDACSATDGGYPAWGSDQSGRVIASQAVSVTAGTQHVHVALDAAGRAKLAKDGAALVSYLTPDDEVQAFDLPLAQARLTVGIGDVGDADEPSQVELRARLTGTDPFPGAVTGTVQFKVDGQDVGAPVKVDAQGRASLATDAVTEAKGHAVTAVYSGDGDYATRTATYTAPVDAGPAGPAGPEGPAGPAGPQGSTGPAGPIGPVGPVGPKGAKGDKGSKVLITVSCSASGRTAKCTVKEVGATARSSKVRASVRLQYAKSTVTRTGRGTVKVSLRTKQRMGRTQKLVVRVTKDGRTVSATVTAGKRAPTVSIG from the coding sequence ATGGGTGAGTGGGCTCACCCCGACGACGACACGAGCATCATCGGGCCGTGCGGCGTGTGGCATGCGCGCTACGGCGTCAAGTGCGGGATCATCATGGTCACCCGCGGTGAGGGCGGCGGCAACGGCGCCGGCACCGAGATCGGACCCGACCTGGGGCTGCGGCGCGAGAACGAGGACCGCGTCGCCCACTACCGGTCGGGCACCGTCGACATCTTCAACCTCGACCGCGTCGACTTCTTCTACAACTTGTCGGCGCCGCTGACGCAGCTGTTCTGGAACGAGAACGAGACGCTGCGCCGCATCACGCGCATCATCCGGATGACGCAGCCCGACATCTACATCGGGTTCAACCCGACGATCCAGGGCGCGGGCCACGGCAACCACCAGCAGGCCGGGCGCTTCATCTGGGAGGGCATCAAGGCCGCGGCCGACCCGAACATGTTCCCCGAGCAGCTCACGGGCCCCAACGCCCTGAGCACCTGGCAGGTCAAGAAGGCCTTCTCGGGCGGCTCGACCACCGGCACCGGCGGCAACGTCAACGCCGCGAGCTGCACCACGGGCTTCGTCCCGGCCGCGACGAACGTCGACACGGTCGCGGGCGTCTGGACCGGCTACGACTCGCCCTACAAGTGGGCCGCGGGCAACGTCCAGGGCAAGCCGGCCGGCTCGGCCAAGACCTGGGCACAGGTCGCCGCCGAGAACCAGAGGGCCTACCCGACGCAGAGCCGCACGCAGACGCAGACGGCGGCCGACCCCGGCTGCTCGCGCTTCGGCCAGACCTACGCGCGCGTCCCGTTCCAGCCGAACACCACGACGCCGGGCGGCAGCACCGCCAACACGGCGGCGGGCAGGGACGACGCGATCCTCTACGGCGCGGCCGTGCAGGATCCGGGCGGGTTCCCGCTCGGGACGCAGGAGTACCTGACGTTCTCGAAGTTCTACAACGTGCCGGGCCAGCCGTTCACGGCGACCCTGCACCTCAGGTCCGGCGGCGCGACGATCGCGGCGCAGACGGGCGGCGTCGCGCTGACGGTGCCCGCGGGCTGGACCGTCGACGGGCCCAAGAACCTGCCCGCGACGACGTCGGGCACCGAGACGACGGTGGACTTCACGGTCACGCCGCCGGCCTCGGTCGCGACGCTGGACGGCAACTACAAGATCGCGGCGCAGGTCAGCTCCGGCTCCGCGACCGGCTACACCGACAACGCGGTCCGCGTCGTCTCCCCGGTCGAGGGCCGCATGCAGCGCTGGGGCACCTGGGCCGAGTACGACAACTGGGTCGACAACACCGCGCCCGACGCGCGCCGTCTCGGCCGCTCGCAGGCCCTGCAGTCGATCGGGCTGGGGGAGACCAAGGCGATCACGGTGCGCGTGCACAACTGGTCGACGACCGTGCAGAGCGGTGACGTCTCGCTGACGGCGCCGTCCGGCTACTCGGTCACGCCGGCGACGCGCTCCTACAGCGCGCTGGCGGCGGGCCAGGAGACCACGGTCAGCTTCGACGTGACGAGCACCGCCTCGTCGCTGCCGGCCAACCAGGTCTCGACGTTCACCATCAACACGACCCACGACCAGCCGTCGACCGACACGTCGACGGAGTCGATGACGATGGCCGTCGTCCCGACGACGACGATCCCGAAGGCCACCGGGGCACCGGCGGTCGACGCGGTCGAGGGCGGCGACTACACCGGTCCCACGCTCGACCTCGGCCGGGTCTGGGAAGGTGCGGCCTGCGCGCCGGACGGCACGGACTGCGGCACCGGCAGCTACGCCAAGGTCACGCACACCGACGACGACCTGTACTTCTTCGTGCATGTCGTCGACGAGTTCCAGAGCTACGCGGCCACGCCGAAGGAGTGCGTCGCGCACTGGCTCGCGGACTCGGTCGAGCTGCTGGTCGACCCGCGCGGCAACGCCAACGTCAACGGCCGCGAGACGGCCAACACCTTCAAGTTGGGGGTGTTCCCGTTCACCAACGACCCGACCGGGTCCAACGGCAACGGCGTCAACGGCCCGTGCTGGTCGCGTGACGCCGACAACCACCAGGGCTACTCGACCGGGCCGCTGGCGTCCACGGTCAACCAGGGCCCGAACGCCCCGGGCGTGCAGGTCGCGTCCTCGGCGACGTGGGTCGGGTCCAACTCGACCGCCGTCGACCACTCCTACACGGGTGGCGCCTACAACCTGGAGGTGAAGATCCCGATCGCCGACCTCCCGGCCGCGATCGACCCGGACAACTTCACCTTCAACATCACGCCCTACGACAACGACAACAACGCGGCCGTGGCCGGCGGCGACCTGCGTCACATCGACGTCGGTCAGAGCCGGCTCGCCTGGTCGAGCATCGGCGGCGTGCAGGCTGCGCCGTACCGCTGGGGCCGGGCCAGGGTCCTGAACTACACGCCGCCGGCGGGCCAGCCGACGACGGCGCCGGACCCGATCGTCTCCAGCTCCAACCTGGACGGCACGAAGTCGCCGCAGACGATCTGGCAGTCGGCCCGCAACGGCGTGCCGATCGCCGGCCGGACGCCCGCTCCGGCAAGCAACCGGTTGACGATCGACAACGTCAGGCTGGCCGGCGACGGCGCGGACCTGGACATCACGTCGACCGGCACCGGTACCGCGCGCGTGTACCTGTGGTCGGGGCTGACCGGTGCGATCCCGGTGTTCACCAGCAGCTGCGCGGCGCCGACGGCGTCGAGCACGATGGAGGAGCTCATCAGCTACGGCCTCGACGCGTGCAGCGCCACCGACGGTGGCTACCCCGCGTGGGGCAGCGACCAGAGCGGGCGCGTGATCGCGTCGCAGGCGGTCTCGGTGACCGCCGGCACGCAGCACGTCCACGTCGCGCTCGACGCGGCCGGGCGGGCGAAGCTCGCCAAGGACGGCGCGGCGCTGGTCTCGTACCTGACGCCCGACGATGAGGTCCAGGCGTTCGACCTGCCGCTGGCCCAGGCCAGGCTGACGGTCGGCATCGGCGACGTCGGCGACGCCGACGAGCCGAGCCAGGTCGAGCTGCGGGCGCGGCTGACCGGCACCGATCCCTTCCCGGGCGCGGTGACCGGCACGGTCCAGTTCAAGGTCGACGGCCAGGACGTGGGTGCGCCGGTCAAGGTCGACGCGCAGGGCCGTGCGTCGCTGGCGACCGATGCGGTCACCGAGGCCAAGGGCCACGCGGTCACCGCCGTCTACAGCGGCGACGGCGACTACGCGACCCGGACGGCGACCTACACGGCGCCGGTCGACGCCGGCCCGGCGGGTCCCGCCGGTCCGGAGGGTCCGGCCGGCCCCGCGGGGCCGCAGGGCTCCACCGGTCCGGCCGGCCCGATCGGGCCCGTCGGTCCCGTGGGCCCGAAGGGCGCCAAGGGCGACAAGGGGTCGAAGGTGCTCATCACCGTCAGCTGCTCGGCGAGCGGCAGGACGGCCAAGTGCACCGTCAAGGAGGTCGGCGCGACGGCCAGGAGCAGCAAGGTCCGCGCGTCGGTGCGCCTCCAGTACGCCAAGTCGACCGTGACGCGCACGGGGCGCGGCACGGTCAAGGTGTCGCTGAGGACGAAGCAGCGGATGGGCAGGACCCAGAAGCTCGTCGTCCGCGTCACCAAGGACGGCAGGACGGTCAGCGCGACCGTCACGGCGGGCAAGCGCGCGCCCACCGTCTCGATCGGCTAG
- a CDS encoding SIS domain-containing protein: protein MSAAAAVLREEIGGQPAVWRALVARGAQVAEVAAALDALDPPLVRIAAHGTSDHAGIYATYLLRALRGWTVVRDSMSMPLYYGSPAARPGELAVGISQSGETPDVVAWLERAGREGATTLAITNGEGSSLARIADHVLAIGAGAERSIAATKTYTGTLAAIALLAGQLAGRGPQLADALVATADAADALLDGLDAAVAPVAAALARIDRMYLVARGIELATANEVALKLTEVCYLGAKAMSATAMAHGPVAALDADVPLWAIAAPDATLPAVAEAVRRARAAGAPVIASGPAAAALDGAAFALPVPVVPAEPLLSPLLSVLPGQAFAWALAGAKGIDAGAPRHLRKVTSAA, encoded by the coding sequence GTGAGCGCCGCGGCCGCCGTCCTGCGCGAGGAGATCGGCGGCCAGCCGGCCGTCTGGCGCGCTCTGGTGGCGCGCGGCGCGCAGGTCGCGGAGGTCGCGGCCGCGCTGGACGCGCTGGATCCGCCACTGGTCAGGATCGCGGCGCACGGAACCTCCGACCACGCCGGGATCTACGCGACCTACCTGCTGCGCGCGCTGCGCGGGTGGACGGTCGTGCGCGACTCGATGTCGATGCCGTTGTACTACGGGTCGCCCGCCGCACGGCCCGGCGAGCTGGCGGTCGGCATCTCCCAGTCGGGCGAGACGCCCGACGTCGTGGCCTGGCTGGAGCGCGCCGGCCGCGAGGGCGCGACGACGCTGGCGATCACCAACGGCGAGGGCTCGTCGCTGGCGCGGATCGCCGACCACGTGCTGGCGATCGGCGCGGGCGCCGAGCGCTCGATCGCGGCGACCAAGACCTACACCGGCACGCTCGCGGCGATCGCGCTGCTCGCCGGGCAGCTCGCGGGCCGCGGGCCCCAGCTGGCCGACGCGCTCGTCGCGACCGCCGACGCCGCCGACGCGCTGCTGGACGGGCTCGACGCGGCCGTCGCGCCGGTCGCCGCGGCGCTCGCGCGGATCGACCGCATGTACTTGGTCGCCCGCGGGATCGAGCTGGCGACGGCCAACGAGGTCGCGCTCAAGCTGACCGAGGTCTGCTACCTCGGCGCCAAGGCGATGTCGGCGACCGCGATGGCCCACGGGCCGGTCGCCGCGCTCGACGCCGACGTGCCGCTGTGGGCGATCGCCGCGCCGGACGCGACGCTGCCCGCGGTCGCCGAGGCGGTGCGCCGGGCCCGCGCGGCGGGCGCGCCGGTGATCGCCTCGGGCCCCGCCGCCGCGGCGCTGGACGGCGCGGCGTTCGCGCTCCCCGTGCCGGTGGTGCCCGCCGAGCCGCTGCTGTCGCCGCTGCTCTCGGTCCTGCCGGGCCAGGCGTTCGCCTGGGCGCTGGCAGGCGCCAAGGGGATCGACGCCGGCGCGCCGCGCCACCTGCGCAAGGTCACCTCCGCAGCTTGA
- a CDS encoding carbohydrate ABC transporter permease has product MATRPAIAEEVPVAPARGGDRPPGEPRRIGYVYLIPALLIFGAFTLAPLMHAIWLSLFQWDGVTAGKWVGLSNYSDVFSDPVQRKAFGHALILIVFYALLPTAIGLLLAGAVARTQVRGFTFFRVVLFLPQVVALVVVAVMWRMIYDPNNGPINETLRHLGLGGLAKSWLGDFGVALPAVGLIGTWVMYGLCMVLLTAGVQKIPKSLYDAARVDGAGPVREFVAVTLPALRGEIAVALTLCTIQALRNFDIIYNTTKGGPGDATSVPAYQVYRRAFETGQVGSAAAMGLTLAVVIFLLSTAINQIAERGAKG; this is encoded by the coding sequence GTGGCGACCCGTCCCGCCATCGCCGAGGAGGTCCCCGTCGCGCCCGCGCGCGGCGGGGACCGCCCGCCGGGCGAGCCCCGGCGGATCGGCTACGTCTACCTGATCCCGGCGCTGCTGATCTTCGGGGCGTTCACGCTCGCGCCGCTGATGCATGCGATCTGGCTGTCGCTGTTCCAGTGGGACGGCGTGACCGCGGGCAAGTGGGTCGGGCTGAGCAACTACTCGGACGTCTTCTCCGACCCCGTCCAGCGCAAGGCGTTCGGCCACGCGCTGATCCTGATCGTCTTCTACGCCCTGCTGCCGACCGCGATCGGCCTGCTGCTGGCGGGCGCCGTCGCGCGCACGCAGGTGCGCGGCTTCACGTTCTTCCGCGTCGTGCTGTTCCTGCCCCAGGTCGTGGCGCTGGTCGTCGTGGCCGTGATGTGGCGGATGATCTACGACCCCAACAACGGGCCGATCAACGAGACGCTGCGCCACCTCGGGCTCGGCGGCCTGGCCAAGTCGTGGCTGGGCGACTTCGGCGTCGCGCTGCCGGCCGTCGGCCTGATCGGGACGTGGGTCATGTACGGGTTGTGCATGGTGTTGCTCACGGCCGGGGTCCAGAAGATCCCCAAGTCGCTCTACGACGCCGCGCGCGTCGACGGCGCCGGGCCGGTCCGCGAGTTCGTCGCGGTGACGCTGCCCGCGCTGCGCGGCGAGATCGCGGTGGCGCTGACGCTGTGCACGATCCAGGCGCTGCGCAACTTCGACATCATCTACAACACGACCAAGGGCGGCCCGGGCGACGCGACGTCGGTGCCCGCCTACCAGGTCTACCGCCGCGCGTTCGAGACCGGTCAGGTCGGCTCCGCGGCGGCGATGGGCCTGACGCTCGCGGTCGTGATCTTCCTGCTGTCGACCGCGATCAACCAGATCGCCGAACGGGGGGCCAAGGGATGA
- a CDS encoding extracellular solute-binding protein produces MGSLAVVAATALAAGCGTPGGSSDDAARTTTTASAKPDIAKAGDVTLTVWDQEVRGGQAAQIKKLNQQFMAKYPNVKIRRVAKSFDDLNTTLKLAVSGPKAPDVVEANQGLGVMGQLVKGHLLRPVDDYAKIYNWADRYPSLLLDLNKFEPTGTTFGTGQLYGLSQMGEIVGVFYNKKKVTEVPKTLADFEAQLDKAKAAGDTPIQFGNLDKWPGIHEYETVLGQTAPKDAVRNFVFQKDGASFDTPEFQAAAGKLQDWVKKGYFTKDFNGTGYDPAWQRFAKGKGTFLIAGTWLVADLADQMGDDVGFFTMPGTQAGDPVALGGESLPFTITSKSKHPDVAAAYIDFLTDQNAANILTETKNLAAMKYDTPAPEGALTQDVATAWKALGSADGLIPYADYTTPTFGDDLGGAIQNMLALKDSPTAFTADVQKKVDASKSGN; encoded by the coding sequence ATGGGGTCCCTGGCCGTCGTGGCGGCCACGGCGCTGGCGGCGGGCTGCGGCACGCCGGGCGGGTCCAGCGACGACGCGGCGAGGACGACGACCACCGCGTCGGCCAAGCCGGACATCGCGAAGGCCGGCGACGTCACGCTGACCGTCTGGGACCAGGAGGTCCGCGGCGGCCAGGCGGCGCAGATCAAGAAGCTCAACCAGCAGTTCATGGCCAAGTACCCCAACGTCAAGATCAGGCGCGTGGCGAAGTCGTTCGACGACCTCAACACGACGCTGAAGCTGGCGGTCTCCGGCCCCAAGGCGCCGGACGTCGTCGAGGCCAACCAGGGCCTGGGCGTCATGGGCCAGCTCGTCAAGGGCCACCTGCTGCGCCCGGTCGACGACTACGCCAAGATCTACAACTGGGCCGACCGCTACCCGAGCCTGCTGCTCGACCTCAACAAGTTCGAGCCGACCGGCACGACGTTCGGCACCGGCCAGCTCTACGGCCTCTCGCAGATGGGCGAGATCGTGGGCGTCTTCTACAACAAGAAGAAGGTCACCGAGGTCCCCAAGACGCTGGCGGACTTCGAGGCGCAGCTGGACAAGGCCAAGGCCGCGGGCGACACGCCGATCCAGTTCGGCAACCTCGACAAGTGGCCCGGCATCCACGAGTACGAGACCGTGCTCGGCCAGACCGCGCCCAAGGACGCCGTGCGCAACTTCGTCTTCCAGAAGGACGGCGCGTCGTTCGACACCCCCGAGTTCCAGGCCGCGGCGGGCAAGCTGCAGGACTGGGTCAAGAAGGGGTACTTCACGAAGGACTTCAACGGCACGGGCTATGACCCGGCGTGGCAGCGCTTCGCCAAGGGCAAGGGCACGTTCCTGATCGCCGGCACCTGGCTGGTCGCCGACCTCGCCGACCAGATGGGCGACGACGTCGGGTTCTTCACGATGCCGGGCACCCAGGCAGGGGACCCGGTCGCGCTCGGCGGCGAGTCGCTGCCGTTCACGATCACGTCGAAGTCCAAGCACCCCGACGTGGCCGCGGCCTACATCGACTTCCTGACCGACCAGAACGCGGCCAACATCCTCACGGAGACGAAGAACTTGGCGGCCATGAAGTACGACACGCCCGCCCCCGAGGGCGCGCTGACCCAGGACGTCGCCACCGCCTGGAAGGCGCTCGGCAGCGCCGACGGCCTGATCCCCTACGCCGACTACACGACGCCGACGTTCGGCGACGACCTCGGCGGCGCGATCCAGAACATGCTCGCGCTGAAGGACTCGCCGACGGCGTTCACGGCGGACGTCCAGAAGAAGGTCGACGCCTCCAAGAGCGGCAACTAG
- a CDS encoding ABC transporter ATP-binding protein yields MGAVRFSQVRKSYAGHEVVHGLDLEIADGEFMVLVGPSGSGKTTALRMLAGLESITAGEIRIGDRVVNAIAPRERDIAMVFQDYALYPQMTVFDNLAFGLRRRRTPKEEIERRVRSAAASLDLEPYLERKPGQLSGGQAQRVALGRALVRDPQVFLMDEPLSNLDAKLRTQTRGEIKRLQQDVRTTTVYVTHDQVEAMTMGDRIAVMNDGVLEQVGTPEELYERPANVFVGGFIGSPAMSFLTMAAEPAGAGATRLRCDGVDLVVPGVEGLPGEVVVGVRPECARPWDPEHPALLGPIAGEVAYVEALGRETFVGVDVGGDRVVVQHEGRASLLPGDRVEFGVQPAALRFFDVADGRALHAARVAA; encoded by the coding sequence ATGGGTGCAGTTCGCTTCAGCCAGGTGCGCAAGTCCTATGCCGGCCACGAGGTCGTCCACGGGCTCGACCTGGAGATCGCCGACGGCGAGTTCATGGTGTTGGTCGGGCCCTCGGGCTCCGGCAAGACGACCGCGCTGCGGATGCTCGCGGGCCTGGAGTCGATCACCGCCGGCGAGATCCGGATCGGCGACCGCGTGGTCAACGCGATCGCCCCGCGCGAGCGCGACATCGCGATGGTCTTCCAGGACTACGCGCTGTACCCGCAGATGACGGTCTTCGACAACCTCGCCTTCGGGCTGCGGCGCCGCAGGACGCCCAAGGAGGAGATCGAGCGCCGGGTCCGCTCCGCCGCCGCGTCGCTGGACCTCGAGCCCTACCTGGAGCGCAAGCCCGGGCAGCTGTCCGGCGGCCAGGCCCAGCGCGTCGCGCTCGGCCGCGCGCTGGTCCGCGACCCGCAGGTCTTCCTGATGGACGAGCCGCTGTCGAACCTCGACGCCAAGCTGCGCACGCAGACGCGCGGGGAGATCAAGCGCCTGCAGCAGGACGTCCGCACGACCACGGTCTACGTCACCCACGACCAGGTCGAGGCGATGACGATGGGCGACCGGATCGCGGTGATGAACGACGGCGTCCTGGAGCAGGTCGGCACGCCCGAGGAGCTCTACGAGCGCCCGGCCAACGTGTTCGTCGGCGGCTTCATCGGCTCGCCCGCGATGAGCTTCCTGACGATGGCGGCCGAGCCGGCGGGCGCCGGCGCGACGCGGCTGCGCTGCGACGGGGTGGACCTCGTGGTGCCGGGCGTCGAGGGGCTGCCCGGCGAGGTCGTCGTCGGCGTGCGCCCCGAGTGCGCGCGCCCCTGGGACCCGGAGCATCCGGCGCTGCTCGGGCCGATCGCCGGCGAGGTCGCCTACGTCGAGGCGCTGGGCCGCGAGACGTTCGTCGGCGTCGACGTCGGCGGCGACCGCGTCGTCGTCCAGCACGAGGGCCGCGCGTCGCTGCTGCCCGGCGACCGCGTCGAGTTCGGCGTCCAGCCCGCCGCGCTGCGCTTCTTCGACGTGGCCGACGGCCGCGCGCTGCACGCCGCGCGGGTCGCGGCGTGA
- a CDS encoding carbohydrate kinase family protein has protein sequence MTVDLVCADPAFLDLTFVGLEALPGPGEERHADDLLRSPGGAATVAIGAARLGLTVALASPLGADAEGELVRAALAAEGVRLPPRTVARTPVTVVLPHRGERAMATFDPDEQATLADVAGFAPRAVLTSLTRLDAVPDDTMLYVTAGDAEARALAGAPLPARAATARALLVNAREARLLTGEQDVEHAARRLAERVPRVVVTLGADGALTAAGDEVAAVAGVAVGAAVDTTGAGDLFAAAFIWSDLTGATPEDCLRWACLAAALSVRVPTAVAGAQSIEQLAAAGSERGLAVPGRTAP, from the coding sequence GTGACCGTGGACCTCGTCTGCGCCGACCCGGCGTTCCTCGACCTCACGTTCGTGGGGCTCGAGGCGCTGCCCGGACCGGGGGAGGAGCGCCACGCCGACGACCTGCTGCGCTCGCCCGGCGGCGCGGCGACGGTCGCGATCGGCGCGGCGCGCCTCGGCCTGACCGTGGCGTTGGCCTCGCCGCTGGGCGCCGACGCCGAGGGCGAGCTCGTCCGCGCCGCGCTCGCGGCCGAGGGCGTGCGGCTGCCGCCGCGCACGGTCGCGCGCACGCCGGTGACGGTCGTGCTGCCCCACCGCGGCGAGCGCGCGATGGCGACCTTCGATCCCGACGAGCAGGCGACGCTCGCCGACGTCGCGGGCTTCGCCCCGCGCGCGGTGCTGACGTCGCTGACGCGCCTGGACGCCGTCCCGGACGACACCATGTTGTACGTCACGGCCGGTGACGCCGAGGCGCGCGCGCTGGCCGGCGCGCCGCTGCCGGCGCGCGCGGCGACCGCACGGGCGCTGCTGGTCAACGCGCGCGAGGCGCGGCTGCTGACCGGCGAGCAAGATGTAGAACATGCCGCGCGACGGCTCGCGGAACGGGTCCCGCGGGTCGTGGTCACGCTCGGCGCCGACGGCGCGCTGACGGCCGCCGGCGACGAGGTCGCCGCGGTCGCGGGCGTGGCGGTCGGCGCGGCGGTCGACACGACGGGGGCCGGCGACCTGTTCGCCGCCGCCTTCATCTGGAGCGACCTGACCGGCGCCACGCCGGAGGACTGCCTGCGCTGGGCCTGCCTGGCCGCGGCGCTGTCGGTGCGCGTCCCCACCGCGGTGGCGGGCGCGCAGAGCATCGAGCAGCTCGCAGCGGCGGGCAGCGAACGCGGGCTGGCCGTCCCCGGCCGGACCGCTCCCTGA
- a CDS encoding carbohydrate ABC transporter permease, whose amino-acid sequence MTSRREQSLTYTLLGVFSLIALLPIVGIVLTALQQKGGGASFGSFDGLHFDNFKRAWQDGNFGTYLKSSVIVAVAVVGLSTIVSILAGYAFGLMRFRFAQPLFYLFLLGLMVPMEAMIVPLYYDLRDLQLTDTYWALILPQAGTSIAFGTFWMRAFFRSVPQSLVEAARIDGASSWFTLWRVLLPLARPAVLTMVVLLFMWTWNEFLLALVMVTDENLRTAPLGLSFFIGRNQADLTLLAAGAVIVALPVVVLYVFLQRHFIRGMVSGAVKG is encoded by the coding sequence ATGACCAGCCGCCGCGAGCAGTCGCTGACCTACACCTTGCTCGGCGTGTTCTCGCTGATCGCGCTACTGCCGATCGTCGGGATCGTGCTGACCGCGCTGCAGCAGAAGGGCGGCGGCGCGTCGTTCGGCTCGTTCGACGGGCTGCACTTCGACAACTTCAAGCGCGCCTGGCAGGACGGCAACTTCGGGACCTACCTGAAGTCCTCGGTGATCGTCGCGGTCGCCGTCGTCGGGCTGTCGACGATCGTCTCGATCCTGGCCGGCTACGCGTTCGGCCTGATGCGGTTCCGCTTCGCCCAGCCGCTGTTCTACCTGTTCCTGCTCGGCCTGATGGTGCCGATGGAGGCGATGATCGTCCCGCTGTACTACGACCTGCGCGACCTCCAGCTGACCGACACCTACTGGGCGCTGATCCTCCCGCAGGCCGGGACGTCGATCGCCTTCGGGACCTTCTGGATGCGCGCCTTCTTCCGCTCGGTGCCGCAGTCGCTGGTCGAGGCGGCGCGGATCGACGGCGCGTCGAGCTGGTTCACGCTCTGGCGCGTCCTGCTCCCGCTCGCGCGGCCCGCGGTCCTGACGATGGTCGTGCTGCTGTTCATGTGGACCTGGAACGAGTTCCTGCTGGCGCTCGTCATGGTGACCGACGAGAACCTGCGCACCGCGCCGCTGGGTCTCAGCTTCTTCATCGGCCGCAACCAGGCCGACCTCACGCTGCTGGCGGCGGGCGCCGTGATCGTCGCCCTGCCGGTGGTCGTGTTGTACGTGTTCCTCCAGCGCCATTTCATCCGGGGCATGGTCTCGGGTGCCGTGAAGGGGTAG